A window of Diospyros lotus cultivar Yz01 chromosome 14, ASM1463336v1, whole genome shotgun sequence contains these coding sequences:
- the LOC127790183 gene encoding phosphatidylinositol 4-phosphate 5-kinase 4-like, with protein MKAWEATVRKTQAAAKKRAHSIFGTPYVAHADDDDEEYEQDEIYAGGDGSGEIYLADRVLSNGDYYTGQWCDNFPHGTGKYLWTDGCMYVGEWARGKTMGRGRFSWPCGATYEGEFKNGYMDGKGTFTGSNGDTYRGFWVMNLKHGNGIKNFASGDCYDGEWCRGLQEGQGRYQWNNGNYYAGEWKNGVISGKGKFIWTNGNRYDGYWEDGLPKGNGTFRWADGSFYVGNWSQDPKEQNGTYYPSGTSPEGNFEWDPQEVFNVDLSDCKVCPNEKIPIMPSQKKLAVWRSSKAVDNGIRPRRMSVDGRIDSGVDKEFNRMRMLEGAGPSCDSNFDRNFMGGRDDASMHLDNPCSRGSPIRIPKAIKRQGETISKGHKNYELMLNLQLGIRHAVGRHGPVSTLDLKASAFDPKEKVWTRFPSEGSKYTPPHQSIEFRWKDYCPLVFRTLRKLFKVDPADYMLSICGNDALRELSSPGKSGSFFYLTNDDRYMIKTMKKAEVKVLLRMLPAYYNHFRAFENTLVTKYFGLHCVKLNGPAQKKVRFIIMGNLFCSEYTIHRRFDLKGSSLGRMTDKPEAEIDATTTLKDLDVNFIFRLQKTWFQEFRRQVDRDCEFLEQERIMDYSLLVGLHFRDTTDCGDLIPSGSRTPTDNEDPETESSVPRLSRADVDQLLLDPAAWASIKLGVNMPARVERTERKIDCEFQLVGDPTGEYYDVVMFFGIIDILQDYDITKKLEHAYKSIQYDPTSISAVDPKQYSRRFRDFIFKIFEEDA; from the exons ATGAAGGCGTGGGAGGCTACGGTTCGAAAGACTCAGGCGGCTGCGAAGAAACGAGCCCACAGCATCTTTGGAACGCCGTACGTGGCGCATGCAGACGACGATGACGAAGAATACGAGCAAGATGAAATTTATGCCGGCGGTGATGGAAGCGGTGAGATATACCTTGCGGATAGAGTTCTATCCAATGGTGATTACTACACCGGCCAATGGTGCGACAATTTCCCGCACGGAACAGGGAAGTATTTATGGACAGATGGGTGCATGTACGTGGGAGAATGGGCTAGAGGCAAGACAATGGGGCGAGGAAGGTTCAGTTGGCCTTGTGGAGCTACCTATGAAGGAGAATTCAAGAATGGTTATATGGATGGGAAAGGTACATTCACGGGCTCTAATGGAGATACGTATAGAGGTTTTTGGGTTATGAATTTGAAACATGGCAACGGCATAAAGAACTTTGCCAGTGGCGACTGTTACGATGGCGAATGGTGCCGGGGATTGCAGGAAGGGCAGGGCCGGTACCAATGGAACAATGGGAATTACTATGCTGGGGAGTGGAAGAATGGGGTGATTTCCGGTAAAGGGAAGTTCATCTGGACTAATGGGAATAGGTATGATGGGTATTGGGAAGATGGGTTGCCAAAAGGAAATGGAACTTTCCGATGGGCAGATGGAAGTTTCTATGTGGGTAATTGGAGCCAGGATCCCAAGGAACAGAATGGGACTTATTATCCATCAGGGACATCCCCAGAGGGAAATTTTGAGTGGGATCCTCAGGAGGTGTTCAATGTCGATTTGAGTGACTGTAAGGTTTGTCCGAATGAGAAGATCCCCATCATGCCATCCCAAAAGAAGCTTGCAGTGTGGAGGTCCTCCAAGGCCGTGGATAATGGCATAAGGCCAAGGAGAATGTCTGTTGATGGGAGAATAGATTCCGGTGTGGATAAGGAGTTCAATAGAATGCGCATGCTGGAGGGCGCCGGGCCTTCTTGTGATTCTAATTTTGATAGGAATTTTATGGGTGGCAGGGACGATGCGAGTATGCACCTTGACAATCCTTGTTCCAGAGGGAGCCCAATTCGGATACCAAAGGCCATAAAGAGACAAGGGGAGACAATTTCCAAGGGGCATAAGAATTACGAGTTAATGCTCAATTTGCAGCTGGGAATCAG GCATGCCGTCGGAAGACACGGTCCAGTTTCAACACTGGATTTAAAAGCTTCAGCTTTCGATCCCAAGGAAAAGGTCTGGACAAGATTTCCTTCAGAGGGATCCAAATACACTCCACCACACCAGTCTATTGAATTTCGGTGGAAGGATTATTGCCCATTAGTTTTTAG GACGTTGAGAAAATTATTCAAGGTGGATCCAGCTGACTACATGTTGTCCATTTGTGGAAATGATGCACTTCGAGAACTCTCATCTCCCGGAAAGAGTGGAAGCTTCTTTTACTTAACCAATGATGATCGTTACATGATAAAAACAATGAAGAAAGCAGAAGTAAAA GTCCTTCTAAGGATGCTTCCAGCTTATTACAATCATTTTCGTGCATTTGAGAACACCTTAGTCACCAAGTACTTCGGCTTGCATTGTGTAAAGTTAAATGGTCCTGCTCAAAAGAAG GTTCGATTTATCATTATGGGAAATCTCTTCTGTTCTGAGTATACAATTCACAGACGATTTGATCTCAAAGGATCTTCCCTTGGTCGAATGACGGATAAACCAGAAGCTGAGATTGATGCAACTACCACTTTGAAAGATCTTGATGTTAATTTCATATTTAGACTCCAAAAGACATGGTTTCAAGAGTTTAGAAG gCAAGTTGACAGAGATTGCGAGTTTCTTGAACAGGAAAGAATCATGGATTATAGCCTTCTAGTGGGCCTTCACTTTAGGGATACAACCGATTGCGGCGATCTCATTCCCTCCGGCTCCCGGACACCTACTG ATAATGAAGATCCGGAGACAGAGTCATCAGTCCCTAGGCTTTCCAGAGCAGACGTGGATCAGCTTCTTCTTGATCCAGCAGC TTGGGCTAGCATAAAGCTGGGAGTGAACATGCCAGCGAGAGTAGAAAGAACCGAGAGGAAGATCGACTGCGAGTTCCAGCTCGTCGGAGATCCTACCGGCGAGTATTACGACGTCGTGATGTTCTTCGGCATCATCGACATACTTCAAGACTATGACATCACGAAGAAGCTCGAGCACGCCTACAAGTCCATCCAGTACGATCCAACCTCGATCTCGGCCGTCGATCCGAAACAATACTCGAGGCGCTTTCGCGATTTCATCTTCAAAATCTTTGAGGAAGATGCTTGA